The Silene latifolia isolate original U9 population chromosome X, ASM4854445v1, whole genome shotgun sequence genome contains the following window.
TTCTAATTGGGGACTTTGCTATTGACTACACTCCTTATATTATAAAGAGTGCAAATGATGTTTATGGTGTCTGAGATGAGGATGAAGACGATGTCTATCTCACCGAAGGTGCAATTGTCCCTCATACTCAAGAAGGAATCCTAAGGGTAAGAAGAGATGCTCTCGAGTCCAATCATCTGACTCGGTCAGGGCGTCCCTATCGTATTGAGAAGGCTAGCCACGCCTCTACTTCTAAGGGTGTCCCAGATAAGGAACCTTCCAAAGAGCTAGCCGTAGTCAAGGTTCtaggtgaagggtcgacctcagaGGCCTCCCTCATCAAGCagctccaaaagactaaggccgatgtGTCCATTTGACAACTTATTTTGAGTTCCTTcgagcatcgtcaagctttgcTTCAAGCTCTTATGAATATGACTTTGTCATCAAGGGCCACTCCCAATGATTTGGTCACCTACATTGTTCAAAATAAACCATGGCTTACTAATGCCACAACGTTTTCTGACGAATATCTACCATCGTTCGGGCCCCAACATAATTTAGCCCTCCATATTGTTGTAGTGTGCCTTAACAAGCACATTCTGATTACCCTTGTCGACGATGGGTCCGCTGTCAATGTACTTCCTCTAAAGACCACCCACATTTTAGGCCTCGAGAAAAATGACCTCATACCCACCACGCAAACGGTTCGGACTTTCGATGGCACAGTGCGTCGAGTAGCCGGACTCGTCAATCTAGTGGTGCAGACTGGGCTAATTAAAAATAAGATCAGTTTCCAAGTGATAGATGTTTGCTCATCTTTCAATATAATGttaggaagaccttggatccaTGGTCCAAGGGCCGTGACTTCGACCCTACATCGAAAGATTAAGATTCCACTCGACGGCGAAGCCTACACCATCAATGTCACCCCAATCATGGTAGATGGAGGGGACGTTACTTCCGAAATAAGGGCTGACATCACCAATGACGCGTGTGGTTTCGAAGTCATTAGCACAATCGAATTGAACCCCGAGTTAGAAAACTTGGACTTATACACAGGAAGCCATGTCTGTAAAATAATTCTTGAGGCTGGGAAGTATTTTGGTTTCTCTATGTACCCCCGAAGGGGGTACGCATTTAAATTTAAACTACCTATAACCAAAGGAATGACATTTGGGATTGGATATGGGCCCACTGAGGAAGATCTCCGGAAGAAAGGGGGAAGGTTGATTGAGGATCGAGATATCGACATAAGGTCATACCACTTAACTCTAAATGGCCATTTCGTGAAAGCCGGAGAAGAAATTCTTTTCATGGACTTTCCCGAACCCCTCTTTGACCTAAGGAGGAATCAAATGGTCCCGGGAATCGAATTTTTCCGAGATTTCTACTATATTACTAGGGATATCTGACAGTAATGCCGTCTAAGACTGAGTTGGTGCCTTTCGTTGAAGAAAAAGTTATGTGCTTTCTTTTTGGAGAAGAAAAGAAGTCGTGGGTACCAAACCAAGATTTGGTAAGTATGATCTTGCGAAGTGAAGGGTTTGATCTATCTTCCCTCATCACCAATGTAAATCCTCAGAGGACTAACATGGGTTGGCAGAAAACTATCAaatggactgacaacaaagggttccttttcaagttgacaagGGGAGAAGGAAAAATGTTCAACCCGGATGATGATTCCGATACTGAGTCTAAGTCTGAGTCTCAGACTGAGTCTGACTCTGAGTCTGAGTTAAGTTTTAAGGTTGAGTCTAAGGtatcaggtgttgaaaatacccatCCCCAACCTTTCATTCCCATATACCCTCTCCTAGCCTAAGTATTTTGGGGCTGTCCCGAATATTCCTATCCCACAATTGAACTCTGATCAGTGTGCCCAAATGTTAGCCTGTTTTGCGcagtttcaaatcaataataatgtGAACCAGTTTGGTTAAGACTTGTCTCTTTTACATTGCAATTCGATTTctgaaaatgattgttttggtGATGATATTAAGAATGAGTTCGAAAACAAGAAggttgaagaagaagaggaggagctAGAACCGCATCTTCAGTTAATAAAGGGTTTGGAAGAATATGAACAAAGAACATCGGTAATTGAAGATACCAAAACCATTAAAGGAACTACCTTAGATCCTGCAGAGAAACAAGGGTTCATTGACTTATTATCtaagttcaaagatgtttttgtGTGGTCTTATAAGGACATGCCGGGTATTTTCATAGAAATTGCAGAACACATAATTCTGATCAAGCCAGGTTATAAGCCAGTTAAACAGAAGTTGTGCAAATGCGAACCGAGTGGTCTTTGAAGGTTAAAGAAGTTGGGTTTATCAAAGTGTCAGAATACTCAGATTGGGTAGCCAATGTTGTTCCAGTGCTAAAGAAAGATGGGAAAGTTCGAGTCTGCGTTCATTTTCGAGATTTGAATAAAGCAAGCCCAAAGGACGATTTCCCGTAACCTCACATCAATatcttggttgacaataccgcGAATCATGCGTTACTCTCCTTCTTGGATGGGTATGCCGGTTACAATCAGATAAAGATGGCCGAgtaagatatgcacaagactacatttacctaaTAGTGGGGTACCTATTATTATACAGTGATGCCTTTCAGCCTGATAAATGCCGGGGCTACCTATCAGAGAACGGCAACGATGTTGtaacatgacatgatgcataaagaagttgaggtctaTGTCAACGACATGATCGTGAAATCAAAGGAGCGTAGTAGCCACCTTAGTTCATTACATAAGTTCTTTGAGAGATTGCGCAATACAATATGAGGTTGAACCCTCAAAAATGTGCATTCAGGGTTACTTCTGGTAAGCtcttgggtcacatcgttagccaccatGGCATCAAAGTCGATACGTCAAAGATAAAAGCTCTAATGAAAATGCCTCACCCGACGACCGAGAGAGAACTTCGCGGTTTCTTGGGTCGAGTTCAATACATCAGTAGATTTGTTGCAAGGTTAACCATGAtatgtgaaccaatcttcaaaaagctcaaagcTGGAGAACATATCATGTAGGATGATTAGTGTCAAGCTGCCTTTGACAGCATTAAAGAAGTGTTGTCAATTCCACTAGTTCTTAGTCCACCTATAGTTGGGTTGCCATTGTTGCTATATCTCTTGGTTACGAATACTACAATGGGGGCAATGCTACCCCAAACAGTCGATAAAggagaaagagcaatttactaaaATAGTAAAAATTTCTTGGGATACGAGTTTAAGTACACCCAATTGTAGAAGACATGCCTAGCTTTGGTTTGGGCTACGAAGAAATTACGACACTACATGCTTAACCATAGTGTCCatatccactcgaagatggacccgatCAAATATTTGTTTGATAAACCGGTACCCAACGGAAGAATGTCGAGATGGACTCTTGTGCTCTCTGAGTTTGACTTGAAATATGTACTATTCAAAGTGATAAAAGGCAGAGCCGTGGCGGATTTCCTCGCCGATAACCCCGTAGAAGAAACCGAAGTTGTGGATACATGGTCATTTCCCGATGAGGATATTGTCCACGTAGAAGATGATATGTGGCACCTCTACTTTAAAGGTGCGTTTAATTACAAAGGATACGGGATAGGTGTCTTACTTTTCTCGCCAGATGGTGAACACGTTCCTATTTCAATCAAATTGGACTTTAATGTCACCAATAATGCTGCgaaatatgaagcttgtctcctCGGTTTGCACGGTGCTATCGAGTTAGGAATTAAGAAGCTTACGGTGCACCGGGACTCGTCGTTAGTTATCAATCAAGTATCCGGGACCTGGAAAATCAGAAGTGATAGTCTGGCCCCATATCAAGCAAAGATAGACGAATTAGAAAAATTCTTTGATGATATCAAGTACGTTCACCTTCCAAGAGGTGAGAACCAATTCACTGATGCCTTGTCAAAACTGGCTGCTTTAATAAATATACCCGACCATATTGATAGTATGCCCTTGTGCGTGGAATGACGTTCCGAACTAGCTTATATCAATACCATCGATGATGACGGGGAAACCGAGACCGAGCCCTGGTACTAAGCTATTTTGAAATTTAATGAATCAGGAAAATACCCACTCGACACTGGTACTAATGGAAAACGAGCCATTCAAATGCTGGCACCCCAATTCGTTAAAACTGAAGAACGGCAGTTATACAAAAACACTGCACAAGGTATCCTATTGTGATGCATAGACATGCCGACGGCAAAAAgagttatggaagaagtccatgatggtgAATGTGgtccacacatgaatgcccatatgctagtCCGTAAGAATATGAGGCTAGGGTATTACTGGACCACGTTGGAAACGGATTGTCGCAAGTATGTtaggcattgccacaattgccagattTTCGCAAATGTGCAACATGTGCCACCTTCGATGTTATATACTTTGACCTCACCTTGGTCGTTATCAACGTGGGGAATTGACATTATCCGGAAGATTAACTCCTATGGAACAGGCGGGCACTGTTTCATCTAAGTTGCCATTGATTACTCCATGAAGTAGGTAGAAGCCAAGTCATATAATGTACTAAATGCGAAGCACGAAGCAAAGTTCATCCAAAATgatatcatttgcagatatggggtaccacACGCGTTCATCAATGACCACGGTACTCATTTCCAAGCTTAAACTaccgtaatacttgaaaagtataaaatcaagcatCACAAGTCCTTGTCTTATCAACCACAGACAAACGGTGCGGTAGAGGTCGCCAATAAGACAATCACTGCTAACCAAAGGAAAATATCTGATAATTACCGTGAATGGCCGGAGAAAATACCCTTCGCATTATTGGGATACAGAACATCGACTTGAATTGCAATGGTGCAACACCGTAttatttgacatatgggatggaagcagtaCAACATGTTCAGTTGGAAGTACCGTCTCTAAGGATCTTGTTGGAAAGTCGGGTTCCCGAATTGGATTGGTTAAAAGCCCGATATGATTCTTTGATTGTGCTCGATGAGCGGCATTTAAATGCTTTGCATCAAGTTCAGCTCTAACAGAAAAGGATAGAGAGAGCGTTCAACAAGAACGTGAAATCCCGAGGGATCAAAGAGGGAGACATGGTCTTAAAATCAATTCGAGCTCTACTTTCAGTTGACCCAAGGGGTAAGTTCAAGCCAAACTGGGTCGGTCCCTATTTGGCAAAGAAGATAATATTCGGGGGAGCAGCACACCTGACGGATTTGGACGGAAATGATTTCGCAAACCCAACAAACTTTGATCAATTGAAGAAGTACTATCCATAAGGACTCGTTCTCAATGTTACGAAATGAAATTTCAAATTGTAATGTTTAGATAGGTAGGAGCCACGGAACTATGTCGTgctgattttgtttcaaattgAATTATTCTTTGTGGAAGTACGAGCTCAGTTTGATCCTGTTAATAGCAAGTACGTAGGCAACTCTTTACAAGAGTACAACCGcccatttttttaataaaaatgaaattttatttatGCATAAACTGGGGATTTTAATAAATAATAGACTTTTTATTTATTCTTACGAACCATTACAAGCATTCAAAAGAAATAGCACACTGAAAAAAGACAAGATTAATAGTAATAGCAGATAATAAAGTCAATGACTACATCTTGCCCTTGCCTTTGTCTTGACCATGTAACCTATCACTAGAGGACCCTTCTCCTGTCTTGGACCTCTTTCAAGGAGGAGCAGATGTTTCTTTTCTAGGACCTAGCCTGTCTTTCGCGCTAGGTCTAGGACCCAGTCGACCTTCTAATGTGAGCCCAATTTCCCTCGAGCCCAACCTATCCCTAACGCCTGACACTGAAGAATCAGTCCTAGGGTCTGTCTTGGTCTTTGTCTTGGTCCTAGATAAAGTGGGTGTCGTTGTTTTGGTCAGTTCAATTCTCTTCTCCTCCCGCGGGTGATACTTAAGTTCAGTGCCTTCATCTTTGAGTAATTTCTTCTTAGCAGCAGCAGAGGACCCTTTGGTCCATTTCAGATATGAATTAGACACCCAAGTAACGGAACGAGGCTCCATCACATGCCATACAGTTCGAGTAAGCCATCTCTGAAGCCACGCTTCACACCTGGCATTAGTAAGTTCTAAGGGTCGTTGAATAACAGGCTCCTCGGGTGGAATCACTTAAAGGCGTCCAAGCTGACGAAGAATTCGATAGGGAAAGATTTAAACAAAATACCTCAAGCCCAGTAATGTGATGTGCCTTACCCTACTGTTGTCAGGAAGCCCAATGAAAGAGGTTAGACGAAGCCAACGGAGAAACCAGCGGATAGGGCGACCTTTATCTTGGTCCAGTTCCTCATTCCAAAATGTTAGGTCGTTGCCTTGTCCGAAAGGGATGCGAAGTCGTCTGGAAGTCAAGTTGTTAGCTTTATATGACTCAGGGGCCAGGGGCGGTCCATGAGTCGGAGTCTTTCAAAGAGCAGCACCTGTAATAATTAAAGGGGATGagtcaaaaagaaaaagaagaaaaaaaacggaaaaaacggaaaaaaaaagaaagaaaaaaaaagaaagaaaaaacaaaaaaaagaatgaCTCATACCTGTAGAAGACGGGTCGATCCGAAAAATGCAGCATTTGGGTCGGTTTTCTTTGCATCCAAGCCCAGGATcgttttagca
Protein-coding sequences here:
- the LOC141619020 gene encoding uncharacterized protein LOC141619020 — translated: MSRWTLVLSEFDLKYVLFKVIKGRAVADFLADNPVEETEVVDTWSFPDEDIVHVEDDMWHLYFKGAFNYKGYGIGVLLFSPDGEHVPISIKLDFNVTNNAAKYEACLLGLHGAIELGIKKLTVHRDSSLVINQVSGTWKIRSDSLAPYQAKIDELEKFFDDIKYVHLPRGENQFTDALSKLAALINIPDHIDSMPLCVE